One genomic window of Geodermatophilus sp. DSM 44513 includes the following:
- a CDS encoding tripartite tricarboxylate transporter permease encodes MGAFADLAGGFATALTPENLLFALLGVLLGTAIGVLPGIGPAMTVALLLPLTVSLDPVPALIMFAGIYYGGMYGGSTTSILLNTPGESASVVTALEGNKMARSGRAAQALATAAIGSFVAGTIATLLLALVAPTVADLAVEVGQPDYFAVMVLAFIAVTSVLGSSRVRGLASLGLGLTIGLVGIDATSGQQRLTFGVPELADGIDVVVVAVGLFAVGEALWTAAHLRRRPAEVIPVGNPRMSRADWGRSWKPWLRGTAIGFPFGAVPAGGAEIPTFLSYVTEKRLSRHPEEFGHGAIEGVAGPEATNNASAAGGLVPLLTLGIPTTATAAVILAAITSFGIEPGPQLFDNEPELVWGLIASLFIGNTALLLLNLPLAPVWARLLRIPRTYLYAGILFFASLGAYAANASPFDLVLLLVIGALGFMMRRYGLPVLPAIIGVILGPFAEERLRTALQISNGELSGLVTPFSTVVYTVVLLVLLWPLVRRLLPRKGLHVPVLDEAVHEIEEAHAHTGLTDSVSVEAHRRPDEDRP; translated from the coding sequence ATGGGCGCCTTCGCCGACCTGGCGGGCGGGTTCGCCACCGCGCTGACCCCGGAGAACCTGCTGTTCGCGCTGCTCGGCGTGCTGCTGGGCACCGCGATCGGCGTGCTGCCCGGCATCGGGCCGGCGATGACGGTGGCACTGCTGCTGCCGCTCACCGTCAGCCTCGACCCCGTCCCCGCGCTGATCATGTTCGCCGGCATCTACTACGGCGGCATGTACGGCGGGTCGACGACGTCGATCCTGCTCAACACCCCCGGCGAGAGCGCCTCGGTGGTCACCGCCCTCGAGGGCAACAAGATGGCCCGCTCCGGCCGGGCCGCCCAGGCGCTGGCCACGGCGGCCATCGGCTCGTTCGTCGCGGGCACCATCGCCACCCTGCTGCTGGCCCTGGTCGCCCCGACCGTGGCCGACCTCGCCGTCGAGGTCGGGCAGCCGGACTACTTCGCGGTGATGGTGCTGGCCTTCATCGCGGTGACCTCGGTGCTCGGCAGCTCGCGGGTCCGCGGCCTGGCCTCCCTCGGGCTGGGCCTGACCATCGGCCTGGTCGGCATCGACGCGACCTCGGGGCAGCAGCGGCTCACCTTCGGCGTCCCGGAGCTGGCCGACGGCATCGACGTCGTCGTCGTGGCGGTGGGCCTGTTCGCCGTCGGCGAGGCGCTGTGGACCGCGGCCCACCTCCGCCGCCGTCCGGCCGAGGTCATCCCGGTGGGCAACCCCCGGATGAGCCGGGCGGACTGGGGGCGGTCGTGGAAGCCCTGGCTGCGCGGCACCGCGATCGGCTTCCCGTTCGGCGCCGTCCCGGCCGGCGGCGCGGAGATCCCGACGTTCCTCTCCTACGTCACCGAGAAGCGACTGTCCCGGCACCCGGAGGAGTTCGGGCACGGCGCCATCGAGGGTGTCGCCGGCCCGGAGGCGACGAACAACGCGTCCGCCGCCGGCGGCCTGGTCCCGCTGCTCACCCTCGGCATCCCGACGACGGCCACCGCGGCGGTCATCCTGGCCGCCATCACCAGCTTCGGCATCGAGCCCGGCCCGCAGCTGTTCGACAACGAGCCGGAGTTGGTCTGGGGCCTGATCGCCAGCCTGTTCATCGGCAACACCGCGCTGCTGCTGCTCAACCTGCCGCTGGCGCCGGTGTGGGCCCGCCTGCTGCGCATCCCGCGCACCTACCTGTACGCAGGCATCCTGTTCTTCGCCAGCCTGGGCGCCTACGCGGCCAACGCCTCCCCGTTCGACCTGGTCCTGCTGCTGGTCATCGGCGCGCTGGGGTTCATGATGCGCCGCTACGGGCTGCCGGTGCTCCCGGCGATCATCGGCGTCATCCTCGGCCCGTTCGCCGAGGAGCGGCTGCGCACCGCACTGCAGATCAGCAACGGCGAGCTCTCCGGCCTCGTCACCCCGTTCTCCACCGTGGTCTACACCGTCGTGCTGCTCGTGCTGCTGTGGCCGCTGGTCCGCCGGCTGCTGCCGCGGAAGGGGCTGCACGTGCCCGTGCTCGACGAGGCGGTGCACGAGATCGAGGAGGCCCACGCCCACACCGGGCTGACCGACTCGGTCTCCGTCGAGGCCCACCGGCGGCCGGACGAGGACCGGCCCTGA
- a CDS encoding glycosyltransferase, whose product MRADLDDVDVVLLAWREPPELLERQHAALAAALGPEWRGRVVLVDNGATPATSAAARAQLARHRHARVTVLRSRRNLGFARAVDLGLDACDGRYAALVNSDGRPDPDVLRVLAAALDADPAAVAAAPGVHGAGEDSPPAGPTHPVEELSGTALLLRRAEFLAAGGFDPLYFFYNEDADASRRLRAAGHVLLRVPATRFTHDRSGRSAAGVFLREWHYARTAQVLVHQHAPSLPRQLPRFAVRRARAVLRHLCDGDWPGAAGIALATVELPRGLLAAAARRRRPWDGDRLAAWLHTARRRVERTAGSP is encoded by the coding sequence GTGCGGGCCGACCTCGACGACGTGGACGTCGTCCTCCTCGCCTGGCGCGAGCCACCCGAGCTGCTCGAGCGGCAGCACGCCGCCCTGGCCGCGGCACTCGGACCGGAGTGGCGCGGCCGGGTGGTGCTGGTGGACAACGGCGCGACGCCGGCCACCTCGGCCGCGGCGCGGGCGCAGCTGGCCCGCCACCGGCACGCCCGGGTGACCGTGCTGCGGTCGCGGCGCAACCTGGGCTTCGCCCGCGCGGTGGACCTCGGCCTGGACGCCTGCGACGGCCGCTACGCCGCGCTGGTCAACTCCGACGGCCGGCCCGACCCGGACGTGCTGCGCGTCCTCGCCGCCGCCCTGGACGCCGACCCGGCGGCGGTCGCGGCGGCGCCGGGGGTGCACGGCGCCGGGGAGGACTCGCCGCCGGCCGGGCCGACGCACCCGGTCGAGGAGCTCAGCGGCACGGCGCTGCTGCTGCGCCGGGCGGAGTTCCTCGCCGCCGGCGGGTTCGACCCGCTGTACTTCTTCTACAACGAGGACGCCGACGCCTCCCGGCGGCTGCGCGCGGCCGGGCACGTGCTGCTGCGGGTCCCGGCCACCCGGTTCACCCACGACCGGTCGGGCCGGTCGGCCGCGGGGGTGTTCCTGCGCGAGTGGCACTACGCCCGGACCGCGCAGGTGCTCGTCCACCAGCACGCCCCCTCGCTGCCCCGGCAGCTGCCCCGCTTCGCCGTCCGGCGGGCCCGTGCGGTGCTCCGGCACCTGTGCGACGGCGACTGGCCGGGGGCCGCGGGCATCGCGCTGGCCACGGTCGAGCTGCCCCGTGGGCTGCTCGCCGCCGCCGCCCGACGCCGCCGGCCCTGGGACGGCGACCGGCTGGCGGCGTGGCTGCACACCGCCCGCCGCCGCGTCGAGCGCACCGCAGGGTCCCCGTGA
- a CDS encoding GAF and ANTAR domain-containing protein: MQQGPDARELLASLASSGDLGSFLGDLVELTARQVPHAEACGLTLTRSATGVTVASTGPLADRADEEQYQVDAGPCLESMRTGTVVRVEDMRTERRWAPYPERAAELGVRSSLSLPLDVEGRSAGALNLYATAPGVFTAEDEAVAAGWAEQATGALAVALRVAGSDDRAKRLLGGLDTRAAIGQAVGLLMAQERCTAAAAFDLLRIASQRRNVKLHEVAAGVVTAFEEGLADRPGRW, encoded by the coding sequence GTGCAGCAGGGACCGGACGCGCGGGAGTTGCTCGCCTCGCTGGCGTCGAGCGGCGACCTCGGCTCCTTCCTCGGCGACCTGGTGGAGTTGACGGCACGGCAGGTGCCGCACGCCGAGGCCTGCGGGCTGACCCTGACCCGCTCGGCCACGGGGGTCACCGTGGCCAGCACCGGCCCGCTGGCCGACCGGGCCGACGAGGAGCAGTACCAGGTGGACGCCGGACCGTGCCTGGAGTCCATGCGCACCGGCACGGTGGTCCGGGTCGAGGACATGCGCACCGAGCGGCGCTGGGCCCCCTACCCCGAGCGCGCCGCCGAACTCGGCGTCCGTTCCTCGCTGTCCCTGCCGTTGGACGTCGAGGGCCGCAGCGCCGGCGCGCTGAACCTCTACGCCACCGCGCCGGGGGTGTTCACCGCCGAGGACGAGGCCGTCGCGGCCGGCTGGGCGGAGCAGGCCACCGGCGCGCTGGCCGTCGCGCTGCGGGTGGCCGGCAGCGACGATCGCGCGAAGCGGCTGCTCGGCGGCCTGGACACCCGGGCCGCCATCGGGCAGGCCGTCGGCCTGCTCATGGCGCAGGAGCGCTGCACCGCGGCGGCGGCCTTCGACCTGCTGCGGATCGCCTCCCAGCGGCGCAACGTCAAGCTGCACGAGGTCGCGGCCGGGGTCGTCACCGCGTTCGAGGAGGGCCTGGCCGACCGCCCGGGCCGCTGGTGA
- a CDS encoding SDR family oxidoreductase — translation MPPAAPSQPLTVLVTGASSGIGRATVHLLAGRGARLVLLARGRAALEDTAAEAREAGAAEVVVCPADVLDEDALRTAVDGSVARFGRLDAVVHSAQVVAYGRIEDVPKEVYERVVDTSLHGTANLARVVLPVFRRQGAGHLVIVSSLLASVATPFMGSYIAAKWGQLGLIRVLQQETRDVADVHVSAVAPGGVNTPIYAQAGSYIGIKGRPPIPIYSPQRVARSVVARLEHPRRLVQSGFANPVVILGFRLFPAVYDALVGPLLRVFALADDHRTSATEGNVFRSVPEGNATEGRWHGL, via the coding sequence ATGCCGCCGGCCGCGCCGTCCCAGCCCCTGACCGTCCTCGTCACCGGGGCCTCGAGCGGGATCGGCCGGGCCACCGTGCACCTCCTGGCCGGCCGCGGCGCGCGGCTGGTGCTGCTCGCCCGGGGCCGGGCCGCGCTGGAGGACACCGCCGCCGAGGCCCGCGAGGCCGGCGCCGCCGAGGTCGTCGTCTGTCCCGCCGACGTCCTCGACGAGGACGCGCTGCGCACGGCCGTCGACGGGTCGGTCGCCCGCTTCGGCCGCCTCGACGCCGTGGTCCACTCCGCGCAGGTGGTCGCCTACGGCCGGATCGAGGACGTGCCCAAGGAGGTCTACGAGCGCGTCGTGGACACCTCGCTGCACGGCACGGCGAACCTCGCCCGCGTCGTGCTGCCGGTGTTCCGGCGCCAGGGGGCCGGTCACCTGGTCATCGTCAGCTCGCTGCTGGCCTCGGTGGCCACGCCGTTCATGGGCAGCTACATCGCCGCCAAGTGGGGGCAGCTCGGCCTGATCCGGGTGCTGCAGCAGGAGACCCGCGACGTCGCGGACGTGCACGTGTCCGCGGTGGCCCCCGGTGGGGTGAACACCCCGATCTACGCCCAGGCCGGCAGCTACATCGGGATCAAGGGCCGCCCGCCGATCCCGATCTACTCCCCGCAGCGGGTGGCGCGCTCGGTGGTGGCGCGCCTGGAGCACCCGCGGCGGCTGGTGCAGTCCGGCTTCGCCAACCCGGTGGTCATCCTCGGCTTCCGGCTGTTCCCGGCGGTGTACGACGCCCTCGTCGGGCCGCTGCTGCGGGTGTTCGCGCTGGCCGACGACCACCGCACCTCGGCCACGGAGGGCAACGTCTTCCGCTCGGTGCCGGAGGGCAACGCCACCGAGGGGCGCTGGCACGGCCTCTGA
- a CDS encoding DUF2277 domain-containing protein gives MCRNIRPLANFAPPVTDEEVHAAALQYVRKISGTTRPSQANAEAFDRAVAEVAEVSAQLLATLVTTAPPRDREVEAAKARRRAAVRYGT, from the coding sequence ATGTGCCGCAACATCCGGCCGCTGGCCAACTTCGCGCCCCCCGTCACCGACGAGGAGGTGCACGCTGCAGCGCTGCAGTACGTGCGCAAGATCAGCGGGACCACCCGGCCGTCGCAGGCCAACGCGGAGGCCTTCGACCGCGCCGTCGCCGAGGTGGCCGAGGTCTCCGCCCAGCTGCTGGCCACCCTCGTCACCACGGCGCCGCCCCGGGACCGGGAGGTGGAGGCGGCCAAGGCCCGCCGTCGGGCCGCGGTGCGGTACGGCACCTGA
- a CDS encoding PGPGW domain-containing protein, which produces MTHAVSTQDASARDSSARGGATRCADCTDGLGQARPVAPGSWRDRVRQKPGLGIVYRVGVFIAGLLFVLLGLALTVLPGPLTIPPILVGLWVWSTEFEWARRFFLTFRRKARETWAHARQHPVSSAAVTVGGLVAAGVVFWAVGHYDLVDRLLALVRG; this is translated from the coding sequence GTGACGCACGCCGTCAGCACCCAGGACGCGTCCGCGCGCGACTCATCTGCCCGCGGTGGCGCCACCCGGTGCGCCGACTGCACCGACGGACTGGGCCAGGCGCGGCCGGTCGCGCCCGGGTCGTGGCGGGACCGCGTCCGGCAGAAGCCGGGTCTCGGGATCGTCTACCGGGTCGGGGTCTTCATCGCGGGGCTGCTGTTCGTGCTGCTCGGCCTGGCGCTCACCGTGCTGCCCGGGCCGCTGACCATCCCGCCGATCCTGGTCGGGCTGTGGGTGTGGTCGACGGAGTTCGAGTGGGCCCGGCGGTTCTTCCTGACCTTCCGCCGCAAGGCCCGCGAGACGTGGGCGCACGCCCGGCAGCACCCAGTCAGCTCGGCGGCGGTGACCGTCGGCGGCCTGGTGGCCGCCGGTGTCGTCTTCTGGGCGGTCGGCCACTACGACCTGGTCGACCGCCTGCTGGCCCTCGTCCGGGGCTGA
- a CDS encoding glycosyltransferase family 39 protein has translation MSTTAEQVSAPRGPAAARPSRWSAVELLPPLAVVLLGAVLLAPGHGLWFDELFTAEVGRRSYAEILAAVVEGRGTTSYLATVPPSYNAPWYLVVHAWTSVPGLGGDTSLRVLSLLATAGGLALVTRSVTRLASRAAGVLAGLVLAVNPLLLEQAVEARPYGLAVLATGGALLGLVRRLQEPPRGLLLFGLAGAGMGLAHWYAVTVLAAFVVAALLLRGRRALPEAFTGAAAALPVAGLVGVNLVNGNGARNADWLPDTGGRLADLAVGAWVGGLAPLFALTVGLAVLGALRGRGVRAVGACWLLVPLTLLLLAEQVRPVYLPRYLLAGLLGLGVLAAVGALTVPRPARAPVAGLLVACSLVATAPLVDRGPRERADDVVALLTERHVAGEPVVAADLRSATGLDHYVRTSAAQLRPDVVLPPEDARAPQDRVWLVRQVVGGEVVPSDDDAILQDAGLQVTAVYEFPASHTALVVQLWER, from the coding sequence GTGAGCACGACGGCGGAACAGGTGTCCGCACCGCGCGGACCGGCCGCCGCACGCCCGTCCCGCTGGTCGGCGGTGGAGCTCCTGCCGCCGCTGGCCGTCGTCCTGCTCGGCGCGGTGCTGCTGGCGCCGGGACACGGGTTGTGGTTCGACGAGCTGTTCACCGCCGAGGTGGGTCGCCGGTCCTACGCGGAGATCCTCGCCGCGGTCGTCGAGGGCCGCGGGACCACGAGCTACCTGGCCACCGTGCCGCCGTCCTACAACGCGCCGTGGTACCTGGTGGTGCACGCCTGGACGTCGGTGCCCGGCCTGGGCGGGGACACCTCGCTGCGGGTGCTGTCGCTGCTGGCCACGGCCGGCGGGCTGGCCCTGGTGACCCGGTCGGTGACCCGGCTGGCCTCGCGGGCGGCGGGGGTGCTGGCCGGCCTGGTGCTGGCCGTCAACCCGCTGCTGCTGGAGCAGGCCGTCGAGGCGCGCCCCTACGGTCTGGCGGTGCTGGCGACCGGCGGCGCGCTGCTCGGGCTGGTGCGCCGGCTGCAGGAGCCGCCGCGGGGGCTGCTGCTGTTCGGGTTGGCCGGCGCCGGGATGGGGCTGGCGCACTGGTACGCGGTCACCGTGCTCGCGGCGTTCGTGGTCGCGGCGCTGCTGCTGCGCGGCCGGCGGGCGCTGCCGGAGGCGTTCACCGGAGCCGCGGCGGCGCTGCCCGTCGCCGGGCTGGTCGGGGTGAACCTGGTCAACGGCAACGGTGCCCGCAACGCCGACTGGCTGCCCGACACCGGTGGCAGGCTGGCCGACCTGGCGGTCGGGGCCTGGGTGGGCGGGCTGGCGCCGTTGTTCGCGCTGACCGTCGGGCTGGCCGTGCTCGGTGCGCTGCGCGGTCGTGGCGTGCGGGCGGTCGGCGCGTGCTGGCTGCTCGTGCCGCTGACGCTGCTGCTCCTGGCCGAGCAGGTGCGGCCGGTGTACCTGCCCCGCTACCTGCTGGCCGGGCTGCTCGGGCTCGGGGTGCTGGCGGCGGTGGGCGCGCTCACGGTGCCGCGGCCCGCGCGGGCGCCGGTCGCCGGGTTGCTCGTGGCCTGCTCGCTGGTGGCGACCGCTCCGCTGGTCGACCGCGGACCGAGGGAGCGGGCCGACGACGTGGTGGCACTGCTGACCGAGCGGCACGTCGCCGGTGAGCCGGTCGTGGCCGCGGACCTCCGCTCGGCGACCGGGCTGGACCACTACGTCCGGACGTCGGCCGCGCAGCTGCGGCCAGACGTCGTCCTGCCGCCGGAGGACGCCCGCGCGCCGCAGGACCGGGTGTGGCTGGTACGGCAGGTGGTGGGCGGCGAGGTGGTCCCCTCCGACGACGACGCGATCCTCCAGGACGCCGGCCTGCAAGTCACCGCGGTGTACGAGTTCCCCGCGTCGCACACCGCACTGGTCGTCCAACTCTGGGAGCGCTGA
- a CDS encoding HNH endonuclease signature motif containing protein translates to MGELLASLDTLAAEDLSPLFGPALLERLRPLLVAHNRLAAEIARTVAECDGVGAADHDGLTTMSSWLRGHGHLSHAEAARVVRAGRALAHLPGLAAAFAAGAVTGEQAAVIGTVAEPGTLALAAEQGVDLAAVDAILTRVATEQPHRETARAVRHYCDRLDADGPEPDPTEGRRLSITRHADGSVSFRGDLDAVGGERFCTAVEAIVQAGRCAGDDRTRTQQQADALVQLSDNQLAAGTLPTLRGHKPQVVVTIDAEDLAGPATGPGAARLASGATISAARARWLACDGTITRVVMGPDGRPLDYGRDARLFPAHVRRAAEVRDGGCVFTGCGAPTWWCDVHHLIAWVDGGATDLDNAALLCERHHTKVHHGFRVERQPDGRWHTWRPDGTEIRTGPRVTGSGSTGPPLTGAA, encoded by the coding sequence GTGGGCGAGCTGCTGGCATCGCTGGACACCCTGGCCGCCGAAGACCTGTCGCCGTTGTTCGGCCCCGCCCTGCTGGAGCGGCTGCGCCCGCTGCTGGTGGCCCACAACCGGCTGGCCGCGGAGATCGCCCGCACGGTGGCCGAGTGCGACGGGGTCGGGGCCGCCGACCACGACGGGCTCACGACGATGAGCTCCTGGCTGCGCGGGCACGGGCACCTGTCGCACGCCGAGGCCGCCCGGGTGGTGCGTGCCGGCCGGGCGCTGGCGCACCTGCCGGGTCTGGCGGCGGCCTTCGCCGCCGGAGCGGTGACCGGCGAGCAGGCCGCGGTGATCGGCACGGTCGCCGAGCCGGGCACGCTGGCGCTGGCCGCCGAGCAGGGTGTGGACCTGGCCGCGGTGGACGCGATCCTGACCCGGGTGGCCACCGAGCAGCCCCATCGGGAGACCGCGAGGGCGGTACGGCACTACTGCGACCGCCTGGACGCCGACGGCCCGGAGCCGGACCCCACCGAGGGCCGCCGGCTGTCGATCACCCGGCACGCGGACGGATCGGTCAGCTTCCGCGGTGACCTGGACGCCGTGGGCGGGGAGCGGTTCTGCACCGCGGTCGAGGCCATCGTGCAGGCCGGCCGCTGCGCCGGCGACGACCGCACCCGCACCCAGCAGCAGGCCGACGCACTCGTGCAGCTGAGCGACAACCAGCTCGCAGCAGGCACCCTGCCGACCCTGCGTGGGCACAAGCCGCAGGTGGTCGTGACCATCGACGCCGAGGACCTCGCCGGCCCCGCGACCGGTCCCGGCGCCGCCCGGCTCGCCAGCGGCGCGACCATCTCCGCGGCCCGGGCACGCTGGCTGGCCTGCGACGGCACGATCACGCGGGTGGTGATGGGCCCGGACGGCCGTCCGCTGGACTACGGCCGCGACGCCCGGCTGTTCCCGGCGCACGTGCGCCGCGCCGCGGAGGTCCGCGACGGGGGCTGCGTGTTCACCGGCTGCGGGGCGCCGACCTGGTGGTGCGACGTGCACCACCTGATCGCCTGGGTCGACGGTGGGGCCACCGACCTGGACAACGCCGCCCTGCTGTGCGAGCGGCACCACACCAAGGTCCACCACGGCTTCCGCGTCGAGCGGCAACCCGACGGCAGGTGGCACACCTGGCGCCCCGACGGCACCGAGATCCGCACCGGGCCACGCGTCACCGGATCCGGCAGCACCGGACCACCGCTGACCGGCGCTGCCTGA
- a CDS encoding glycosyltransferase, producing the protein MSAADGRVAVVVPVYRNAATLPELVDRLGVALAGRDWRVRLVVDACPAGSAQVALSLVGPRVAVTVLPVNGGQHAALRRGLALETDADTWVCLDADLQDPPEAVPLLLDRLAAGDVEAVFAGRRGAYESWARRFSGGLHRRVAARLTGLPPDAGAFLALGPAVRAAVLTSEAPSIVLAVGVARRPVTSVPVVRDVRPEGRSAWTARARLSQSARSLAWAARRR; encoded by the coding sequence GTGAGCGCCGCGGACGGCCGGGTCGCCGTCGTCGTCCCGGTGTACCGCAACGCGGCGACGCTGCCGGAGCTCGTCGACCGGCTGGGGGTCGCGCTGGCCGGGCGGGACTGGCGGGTGCGGCTGGTGGTCGACGCCTGCCCGGCCGGGAGTGCCCAGGTGGCGCTGTCGCTGGTGGGGCCGCGGGTGGCGGTGACCGTGCTGCCGGTGAACGGCGGCCAGCACGCCGCGCTGCGGCGCGGGCTGGCCCTGGAGACGGACGCCGATACCTGGGTGTGCCTGGACGCCGACCTGCAGGACCCCCCGGAGGCCGTGCCGCTGCTGCTCGACCGGCTGGCCGCCGGGGACGTCGAGGCGGTCTTCGCCGGGCGGCGGGGCGCCTACGAGTCGTGGGCCCGGCGGTTCTCCGGCGGGCTGCACCGGCGGGTGGCGGCCCGGCTGACCGGTCTGCCGCCGGACGCGGGCGCCTTCCTCGCGCTCGGCCCGGCCGTGCGGGCCGCCGTGCTGACGTCGGAGGCCCCGAGCATCGTGCTCGCCGTCGGGGTGGCGCGGCGGCCGGTCACCAGCGTGCCGGTGGTGCGGGACGTCCGGCCCGAGGGACGGTCGGCGTGGACGGCGCGGGCCCGGCTGAGCCAGTCGGCACGCTCGCTGGCCTGGGCGGCGCGCCGCCGTTAG
- a CDS encoding NAD(P)-dependent oxidoreductase, with protein MRALVTGAGGFVGRHLVARLRGDGWDVVPLTRAAVDLTDADAAALAVRAADPDVVFSLAAGRRKATAAERAATTAVNTSPWLVDALPPRCRVVVRLGSSTEYAAAPVPLAEDAALHPRGFFGATKAAGSLLLQAAAAERGVRSAVLRAFQVYGPGDHPTRLVPVVLDAARTGAAVPLPARVSRRDWVWVGDVVDACVRAALADDLPPGQVLNVGTGVQTSTEELVAAASRVTGRPIAVRPGGHPGRDWDTDCWVSDPSLAASLLGWRASVDLDEGLARTWAAIA; from the coding sequence GTGAGGGCGCTGGTGACCGGGGCCGGCGGGTTCGTCGGCCGGCACCTGGTCGCCCGGCTGCGCGGTGACGGCTGGGACGTCGTCCCGCTGACCCGCGCCGCCGTCGACCTGACCGACGCCGACGCCGCTGCCCTGGCCGTCCGCGCGGCCGACCCGGACGTCGTCTTCTCCCTCGCCGCGGGCCGCCGGAAGGCCACCGCGGCCGAGCGGGCGGCGACCACGGCGGTCAACACCTCGCCGTGGCTGGTCGACGCGCTGCCTCCGCGCTGCCGGGTGGTCGTGCGGCTGGGGTCCTCCACCGAGTACGCCGCCGCTCCCGTGCCGCTGGCCGAGGACGCCGCACTGCACCCGCGCGGTTTCTTCGGGGCCACCAAGGCCGCCGGCTCGCTGCTGCTGCAGGCCGCGGCCGCCGAGCGCGGGGTGCGGTCGGCGGTGCTGCGGGCCTTCCAGGTGTACGGGCCCGGCGACCACCCGACCCGGCTGGTGCCCGTGGTGCTCGACGCCGCCCGCACCGGGGCCGCCGTCCCGCTGCCGGCGCGGGTGAGCCGGCGGGACTGGGTGTGGGTGGGCGACGTCGTCGACGCGTGCGTCCGTGCCGCGCTGGCCGACGACCTGCCGCCCGGCCAGGTGCTCAACGTCGGCACCGGCGTGCAGACCTCGACCGAGGAGCTGGTCGCGGCCGCCTCCCGGGTGACCGGCCGGCCGATCGCGGTGCGGCCCGGCGGGCACCCGGGCCGCGACTGGGACACCGACTGCTGGGTCAGCGACCCCTCCCTGGCGGCGTCCCTGCTCGGCTGGCGGGCGTCGGTGGACCTCGACGAGGGGCTGGCCCGCACCTGGGCCGCGATCGCGTGA
- a CDS encoding aldolase encodes MDLLLFTVDPAWGADVVAAGAAGIVVDWERRGKLRRQLGEGTQINDDTPADLSRMRAATDGRLLCRLNGFGPWTPGEVDDAVARGADELLLPMVRTPAEVDRTLDLVAGRCGLGILVETQDGVACATELARRPLSRVYVGLNDLRIDRGADQLFTPLVDGTVDAVRAVVPSAFGVGGLTLPEGGAPVPAALLAAELVRCGADFTFLRRSFTADMAGRDPFVEVPRLLAVLAGMAAADPAEVAARRAAFVAAVTGRVPVGA; translated from the coding sequence GTGGACCTCCTCCTCTTCACGGTCGACCCCGCGTGGGGTGCCGACGTGGTCGCCGCCGGGGCGGCCGGGATCGTCGTGGACTGGGAGCGGCGCGGGAAGCTCCGCCGCCAGCTCGGCGAGGGCACCCAGATCAACGACGACACCCCGGCGGACCTGAGCCGCATGCGGGCGGCCACCGACGGGCGGCTGCTGTGCCGGCTCAACGGCTTCGGCCCGTGGACCCCCGGCGAGGTCGACGACGCCGTCGCGCGCGGGGCCGACGAGCTGCTGCTGCCGATGGTCCGCACGCCCGCCGAGGTCGACCGGACCCTCGACCTGGTGGCCGGCCGCTGCGGGCTGGGCATCCTGGTCGAGACGCAGGACGGCGTGGCGTGCGCCACCGAGCTGGCCCGCCGGCCGCTGTCCCGGGTGTACGTGGGCCTCAACGACCTGCGCATCGACCGCGGCGCCGACCAGCTGTTCACGCCGCTGGTCGACGGCACGGTGGACGCCGTGCGGGCCGTGGTGCCCAGCGCCTTCGGCGTCGGCGGCCTCACCCTGCCCGAGGGCGGCGCGCCCGTGCCGGCGGCGCTGCTGGCCGCCGAGCTGGTGCGCTGCGGTGCGGACTTCACCTTCCTGCGGCGGTCGTTCACCGCCGACATGGCCGGGCGCGACCCGTTCGTCGAGGTGCCCCGGCTGCTCGCCGTCCTGGCCGGGATGGCCGCCGCGGACCCGGCCGAGGTGGCCGCGCGGCGGGCCGCGTTCGTGGCGGCGGTGACCGGCCGGGTGCCGGTGGGCGCGTGA